In a genomic window of Microterricola viridarii:
- a CDS encoding DNA gyrase/topoisomerase IV subunit A, with the protein MTRNSSNTTGTGSDFTERIEDVDVATEMQGSFLEYAYSVIYSRALPDARDGLKPVQRRILYQMAEMGLRPDKGHVKSARVVGEVMGKLHPHGDTAIYDALVRMAQAFTLRVPLVDGHGNFGSLDDGPAAPRYTEARLAAPALAMTEGLDEDVVDFVPNYDNQFMQPDVLPAAYPNLLVNGASGIAVGMATNMAPHNLIEVIGAARHLLAHPNATLDELMEFVPGPDLPTGGTIVGLAGIKDAYATGRGSFKTRARVSVEAITARKTGLVVTELPYLVGPEKVIEKIKDGVNSKKISGISDVTDLTDRTNGLRLVIGIKTGFSPDAVLEQLYRLTPLEDSFNINAVALVDGGPQTLGLRELLLVYVDHRIKVVTRRSEYRLARRRERLHLVEGLLVAILDIDEVIQVIRGSDDTAQARTRLMDVFELSLIQTDYILELQLRRLTKFSRIELEAEADKLRAEIDELVALLGSKAAIKALVSHELAEVAERFGTPRRTLLTDARPSIAGAAAKRAAAILEVADVPCRVFLSTTGRIARVDLPVGEEGQASLTPPARRSKHDAIRSSIDTTSRAEIGAVTSLGRVIRFTPVDLPMLPPTSVQLAAGVKIADYLSLPNKAEKVLALVLLESDRSIALGTKQGIVKRVAVGAYPNKPDFEVIGLKPKDEVVGAVQGGEDDELVFITSDAQLLRFAASSVRPQGCPAGGMAGINLGAGAHVIAFTSVDADAAAEAIVVTVAAGSETLLGIDPGSAKVSDFSEFPAKGRATGGVRAQRFLKGEDQLTLGWVGTPPALAVGPDGAARPLPDGGSKRDASGVAVDSVIGSVGQQIG; encoded by the coding sequence ATGACCCGCAACAGTTCGAACACCACAGGCACTGGTTCCGACTTCACCGAGCGCATCGAGGACGTCGACGTCGCCACCGAGATGCAGGGCTCCTTCCTCGAGTACGCCTACTCGGTGATCTACTCGCGCGCCCTGCCCGACGCCCGCGACGGCCTGAAGCCCGTGCAGCGCCGCATCCTGTACCAGATGGCCGAGATGGGCCTGCGCCCGGACAAGGGCCACGTCAAGTCGGCCCGCGTCGTCGGCGAGGTGATGGGCAAGCTGCACCCGCACGGCGACACCGCCATCTACGACGCCCTGGTGCGCATGGCGCAGGCGTTCACCCTGCGCGTGCCGCTGGTGGACGGGCACGGCAACTTCGGCTCGCTGGATGACGGGCCAGCCGCGCCGCGCTACACCGAGGCCCGCCTGGCCGCCCCCGCGCTGGCCATGACGGAGGGCCTGGACGAGGACGTCGTCGACTTCGTCCCCAACTACGACAACCAGTTCATGCAGCCGGACGTGCTGCCGGCCGCCTACCCGAACCTGCTCGTCAACGGCGCGAGCGGCATCGCCGTCGGCATGGCCACGAACATGGCCCCGCACAACCTGATCGAGGTCATCGGCGCCGCCCGGCACCTGCTCGCCCACCCGAATGCCACGCTCGACGAGCTGATGGAGTTCGTGCCGGGCCCCGACCTGCCCACCGGCGGCACCATCGTCGGCCTGGCCGGCATCAAGGACGCCTACGCGACCGGCCGCGGCAGCTTCAAGACCCGCGCCCGGGTGAGCGTGGAGGCGATCACCGCCCGCAAGACCGGGCTCGTCGTGACCGAGCTGCCCTACCTCGTCGGCCCGGAGAAGGTCATCGAGAAGATCAAGGACGGCGTCAACTCCAAGAAGATCAGCGGCATCTCCGATGTCACCGACCTCACCGACCGCACCAACGGCCTGCGGCTGGTCATCGGCATCAAGACCGGCTTCAGCCCGGATGCCGTGCTGGAGCAGCTCTACCGGCTGACCCCGCTCGAGGACTCCTTCAACATCAACGCCGTCGCCCTCGTCGACGGCGGCCCGCAGACGCTCGGCCTGCGCGAGCTCCTGCTGGTCTACGTGGACCACCGCATCAAGGTCGTCACGCGCCGCTCCGAGTACCGCCTCGCCCGCCGCCGCGAGCGGCTGCACCTGGTCGAGGGCCTGCTCGTGGCGATCCTCGACATCGACGAGGTCATCCAGGTCATCCGGGGCAGCGACGACACCGCGCAGGCCCGCACCCGCCTGATGGACGTGTTCGAGCTCAGCCTGATCCAGACCGACTACATCCTCGAGCTGCAACTGCGCCGGCTCACCAAGTTCTCCCGGATCGAGCTGGAGGCCGAGGCCGACAAGCTCCGCGCCGAGATCGACGAGCTCGTCGCCCTGCTCGGCAGCAAGGCCGCCATCAAGGCGCTCGTCTCGCATGAACTGGCCGAGGTCGCGGAGCGCTTCGGCACCCCCCGGCGCACCCTGCTCACCGACGCCCGGCCGAGCATCGCCGGCGCGGCTGCCAAGCGCGCAGCCGCGATCCTCGAGGTCGCCGACGTGCCCTGCCGGGTGTTCCTCAGCACCACCGGCCGGATCGCGCGCGTCGACCTGCCCGTCGGCGAGGAGGGCCAGGCGAGCCTCACTCCCCCCGCCCGGCGCAGCAAGCACGACGCGATCCGCAGCTCCATCGACACGACGAGCCGCGCCGAGATCGGCGCCGTCACGAGCCTCGGCCGCGTCATCCGCTTCACACCCGTCGACCTGCCGATGCTGCCCCCGACCTCGGTGCAGCTGGCGGCCGGCGTGAAGATCGCCGACTACCTCTCTCTGCCGAACAAGGCGGAGAAGGTGCTGGCGCTCGTCTTGCTGGAGTCCGACCGCTCGATCGCGCTCGGCACCAAGCAGGGCATCGTCAAGCGGGTCGCCGTCGGCGCCTACCCGAACAAGCCGGACTTCGAGGTCATCGGGCTGAAGCCCAAGGACGAGGTCGTCGGCGCCGTGCAGGGCGGTGAGGACGACGAACTCGTCTTCATCACCTCCGACGCGCAGCTATTGCGCTTCGCCGCCTCCTCCGTGCGCCCGCAAGGCTGCCCGGCCGGCGGCATGGCCGGCATCAACCTGGGCGCGGGAGCGCACGTCATCGCCTTCACCAGCGTCGACGCGGATGCCGCGGCCGAGGCCATCGTCGTCACCGTCGCCGCCGGCAGCGAGACCCTGCTCGGCATCGACCCCGGCAGCGCGAAGGTCAGCGACTTCTCGGAGTTCCCGGCGAAGGGGCGCGCCACCGGCGGAGTGCGCGCACAGCGCTTCCTCAAGGGCGAGGACCAGCTCACGCTCGGCTGGGTGGGCACGCCGCCCGCCCTGGCGGTCGGGCCGGACGGAGCCGCGCGGCCGCTCCCGGACGGCGGCTCCAAGCGCGACGCCTCCGGCGTGGCGGTGGACTCCGTGATCGGCTCCGTCGGCCAGCAGATCGGCTAG
- a CDS encoding DNA gyrase/topoisomerase IV subunit B: MSSDYSARHLSVLEGLEAVRKRPGMYIGSTDSRGLMHCLWEVIDNSVDEALAGHGNEIAIVLHADGSVEVRDKARGIPVDVEPKTGLSGVEVVFTKLHAGGKFGGGSYAASGGLHGVGASVVNALSERLDVEVDRGGKTWAMSFHRGEPGVFADADPKNPSPDAAFTPFEKKSELRVVGKTAKGVTGTRIRYWADRQIFTKGAGFQVEDLLGRARQTAFLVPGLAIDILDQTGEEPHTTSFQFEGGISEFVEHLATDAPLTDVWRLHGTGHFTETVPVLNEHGAMLPTELQRDCEVDIALRWGTGYDTVVKSFVNIIATPKGGTHQLGFDQGLLKFLRQQVELNARRLKAGNDKLEKDDVMAGLTAVITVRLPEPQFEGQTKEVLGTPAVRAIVANVVAKSMAARFASTKRDDKAQSSLLLEKVVAEMKSRISARAHKETQRRKNALESSSLPAKLADCRSNDVANSELFIVEGDSALGTAKVARDSEHQALLPIRGKILNTQKASVADMLGNAECAAIIQVIGAGSGRSFDLSTARYGKVIIMSDADVDGAHIRTLLLTLFFRYMRPMIEEGRVYAAVPPLHRVVVMNPGSKPNETIYTYSEAELQGVLAGLKKQNKRYQDPIQRYKGLGEMDADQLATTTMDRRHRTLRRMNMSDAENAGRVFELLMGNDVAPRKEFIVDSSETLSRDRIDV; this comes from the coding sequence GTGAGTTCTGACTATTCCGCCCGCCACCTCTCCGTTCTCGAGGGCCTCGAAGCGGTGCGCAAACGCCCGGGCATGTACATCGGTTCCACCGACTCCCGCGGGCTGATGCACTGCCTCTGGGAGGTCATCGACAACTCCGTCGACGAGGCCCTCGCCGGCCACGGCAACGAGATCGCCATCGTGCTGCACGCCGACGGCAGCGTCGAGGTGCGCGACAAGGCCCGCGGCATCCCCGTCGACGTCGAGCCCAAGACCGGGCTGAGCGGCGTCGAGGTCGTCTTCACCAAGCTGCACGCCGGCGGCAAGTTCGGCGGCGGCTCCTACGCGGCGTCCGGCGGCCTGCACGGCGTCGGCGCCTCCGTCGTGAACGCCCTCTCCGAGCGGCTCGACGTCGAGGTCGACCGCGGCGGCAAGACGTGGGCGATGTCCTTCCACCGCGGCGAGCCCGGCGTCTTCGCCGATGCCGACCCGAAGAACCCGAGCCCGGATGCCGCCTTCACCCCGTTCGAGAAGAAGAGCGAGCTGCGCGTCGTCGGCAAGACGGCCAAGGGCGTCACCGGCACCCGCATCCGCTACTGGGCCGACCGGCAGATCTTCACCAAGGGTGCAGGCTTCCAGGTCGAGGACCTGCTCGGCCGCGCCCGGCAGACAGCATTCCTCGTGCCCGGCCTCGCCATCGACATCCTCGACCAGACCGGCGAGGAGCCGCACACCACCTCGTTCCAGTTCGAGGGGGGCATCTCCGAGTTCGTCGAGCACCTCGCCACGGACGCCCCGCTGACCGACGTCTGGCGCCTGCACGGAACCGGCCACTTCACCGAGACCGTCCCGGTGCTGAACGAGCACGGCGCCATGCTGCCGACCGAGCTGCAGCGCGACTGCGAGGTCGACATCGCCCTGCGCTGGGGCACCGGCTACGACACCGTCGTGAAGAGCTTCGTCAACATCATCGCCACCCCCAAGGGCGGCACCCACCAGCTCGGCTTCGACCAGGGGCTGCTCAAGTTCCTGCGCCAGCAGGTGGAGCTGAACGCGCGCCGCCTGAAGGCCGGCAACGACAAGCTTGAGAAGGACGACGTGATGGCCGGGCTCACCGCCGTCATCACCGTGCGCCTGCCCGAGCCGCAGTTCGAGGGCCAGACCAAGGAGGTGCTGGGCACCCCGGCTGTGCGCGCCATCGTCGCCAACGTCGTCGCGAAGAGCATGGCCGCCCGCTTCGCCTCCACCAAGCGCGACGACAAGGCGCAGTCCTCGCTGCTGCTGGAGAAGGTCGTCGCCGAGATGAAGTCGCGCATCTCAGCGCGCGCCCACAAGGAGACCCAGCGGCGCAAGAACGCGCTGGAGAGCTCCTCGCTGCCTGCCAAGCTGGCCGACTGCCGCTCCAACGACGTCGCCAACAGCGAGCTGTTCATCGTCGAGGGCGACTCGGCTCTCGGCACCGCCAAGGTGGCCCGCGACAGCGAGCACCAGGCGCTGCTGCCGATCCGCGGCAAGATCCTGAACACGCAGAAGGCGTCCGTCGCCGACATGCTGGGCAACGCGGAGTGCGCAGCCATCATCCAGGTGATCGGCGCCGGGTCCGGCCGGAGCTTCGACCTGTCGACCGCCCGCTACGGCAAGGTCATCATCATGAGCGACGCCGACGTGGACGGCGCTCACATCCGCACACTGCTGCTCACCCTGTTCTTCCGCTACATGCGCCCGATGATCGAGGAGGGCCGGGTGTATGCCGCCGTCCCGCCGCTGCACCGGGTCGTCGTGATGAACCCCGGCTCGAAGCCGAACGAGACGATCTACACCTACTCGGAGGCCGAACTGCAGGGCGTGCTGGCCGGGCTGAAGAAGCAGAACAAGCGCTACCAGGACCCGATCCAGCGTTACAAGGGCCTGGGCGAGATGGATGCCGACCAGCTGGCGACGACGACGATGGACCGGCGCCACCGCACCCTCCGCCGGATGAACATGTCCGACGCGGAGAACGCGGGCCGCGTCTTCGAGCTGCTGATGGGCAACGATGTCGCCCCGCGCAAGGAGTTCATCGTGGACAGCTCGGAGACGCTCTCGCGCGACCGCATCGACGTCTAG
- a CDS encoding DUF7455 domain-containing protein, translating into MSQITSPSGAVDELETPHQLTALDRCDACGAQAYIRVVVSSGELLFCAHHGRKHQEKLSALAHSWHDESSRLLEDNAR; encoded by the coding sequence ATGTCACAGATCACCAGCCCGAGCGGTGCGGTCGACGAGCTCGAGACCCCACACCAGCTGACGGCCCTCGACCGTTGCGACGCGTGTGGCGCACAGGCCTACATTCGCGTCGTGGTCTCGAGCGGCGAACTGCTGTTCTGCGCCCACCACGGGCGCAAGCACCAGGAGAAGCTCTCCGCGCTCGCGCACAGCTGGCACGACGAGTCCAGCCGCCTGCTCGAGGACAACGCCCGCTAA
- a CDS encoding type 1 glutamine amidotransferase, whose product MSDELTIVTLFPSLLNSNGDAENARVLARRAEWAGVSARVVAVEDASELPDHVDAVVIGSGSDNELEAARDKLRTLLSELRRWGTEGVPILAVGTGWELLSHGIELAGANGGPVRAIEGIGILPGRAVPRESRVTDDLVVKSKFGRLVGFENHARDYNHAEASPLGRVLSGSGNGRGSGQEGVVMGDVFGTHLHGPVLAKNPGLADELLGRMFRRAGLDYQRGERAASVDEIARAARNQIAVRLGLESE is encoded by the coding sequence ATGAGCGACGAGCTCACCATTGTCACGCTCTTCCCCAGCCTGCTGAACAGCAACGGCGACGCCGAGAACGCCCGCGTCCTGGCCCGCCGGGCTGAGTGGGCCGGGGTGAGCGCGCGCGTCGTCGCGGTCGAGGACGCCAGCGAGCTGCCCGACCACGTCGACGCCGTCGTCATCGGCTCCGGCTCCGACAACGAGCTCGAGGCCGCCCGCGACAAGCTGCGCACCCTCCTCTCGGAGCTGCGCCGCTGGGGCACGGAGGGCGTCCCGATCCTCGCGGTCGGCACCGGCTGGGAGCTGCTCAGCCACGGCATCGAGCTCGCCGGGGCCAACGGCGGCCCCGTGCGCGCGATCGAGGGCATCGGCATCCTGCCGGGCCGCGCCGTGCCGCGGGAGTCCCGCGTGACGGACGACCTCGTCGTCAAGAGCAAGTTCGGCCGCCTGGTCGGCTTCGAGAACCACGCCCGCGACTACAACCACGCCGAGGCGTCCCCGCTCGGCCGGGTGCTCTCCGGAAGCGGCAACGGCCGCGGCTCCGGCCAGGAGGGCGTCGTCATGGGCGACGTCTTCGGCACCCACCTGCACGGACCGGTCCTGGCGAAGAACCCGGGCCTGGCCGACGAGCTGCTCGGGCGCATGTTCCGCCGGGCCGGGCTGGACTACCAGCGCGGGGAGCGCGCGGCATCCGTCGATGAAATAGCACGAGCCGCACGCAATCAGATTGCGGTGCGGCTCGGGCTTGAGAGCGAATAG
- a CDS encoding MurT ligase domain-containing protein, which translates to MGLRYAPAILIGRCVRVLARLRKPGGGSAVPGLVVNKIAPGFLTETLNSFPEGLVIVTGSSGKSTTTKMLVAALRGHGKKVFTNPSTANISQGLTSALLEEASLTGRIAGDIAVLEMDEGHGALIADALKPKVVLLTNVMVDQIDRFHDSEMVAGMLEKIALRATQAVVVNADDAFLEQIVTRLRGTVDTPRFGVSVDVLDANPRGLGLAAMTPRRMPSEAGVLVRSVSGRSTEVTIDGGAVTTVRLPARGTHYAVDAAAALATARAVLGTRFDPAIAVSTIGSIPPVFGRGETLQVRGTTVEFVLVQNPASFQLNIDHLDPDTEQILFAVGSDVRDPSYFWPVDTSGLGRVDIVSGSKADELALQLSYDNVQIGRIERDLGKAVDEFLAMPEPSRGVKTVIFSADSMRRTRAHLGLSAVEAPE; encoded by the coding sequence GTGGGACTCCGTTATGCCCCGGCGATCCTGATTGGTCGCTGCGTCCGGGTCCTTGCGCGCCTGCGCAAGCCCGGCGGGGGCTCGGCCGTGCCCGGGCTCGTCGTCAACAAGATCGCGCCCGGATTCCTGACCGAGACGCTGAACTCCTTCCCGGAGGGACTCGTCATCGTCACCGGGTCCAGCGGCAAGTCGACCACGACGAAGATGCTCGTCGCCGCCCTGCGCGGCCACGGCAAGAAGGTCTTCACGAACCCGTCGACCGCCAACATCTCGCAGGGCCTCACGTCGGCCCTGTTGGAGGAGGCGAGCCTGACCGGGAGGATCGCCGGCGACATCGCCGTGCTCGAGATGGACGAGGGCCACGGCGCCCTCATCGCCGACGCGCTGAAGCCCAAGGTGGTCCTGCTCACCAACGTCATGGTCGACCAGATCGACCGCTTCCACGACTCCGAGATGGTCGCGGGGATGCTGGAGAAGATCGCCCTCCGCGCCACCCAGGCCGTGGTCGTGAACGCCGATGACGCCTTCCTCGAGCAGATCGTCACCCGCCTCCGCGGCACCGTCGACACGCCCCGCTTCGGCGTCAGCGTCGACGTGCTCGACGCGAACCCGCGCGGGCTCGGCCTGGCCGCCATGACGCCCAGGCGGATGCCGTCAGAGGCCGGTGTGCTGGTGCGCTCCGTGTCCGGGCGCAGCACCGAGGTGACCATCGACGGGGGAGCGGTCACCACCGTGCGCCTCCCCGCCCGCGGCACCCACTACGCCGTCGACGCCGCCGCGGCGCTGGCCACGGCCCGCGCCGTGCTGGGCACCCGCTTTGACCCGGCCATCGCCGTCTCCACCATCGGCTCCATCCCGCCCGTCTTCGGGCGCGGTGAGACGCTGCAGGTGCGCGGCACGACGGTCGAGTTCGTCCTGGTGCAGAACCCGGCCAGCTTCCAGCTGAACATCGACCACCTCGACCCGGACACCGAGCAGATCCTGTTCGCGGTCGGCTCCGACGTGCGCGACCCCAGCTACTTCTGGCCGGTTGACACCTCCGGCCTCGGCCGCGTCGACATCGTCTCCGGTTCCAAGGCCGACGAGCTGGCCCTGCAGCTCAGCTACGACAACGTGCAGATCGGCCGCATCGAGCGCGACCTCGGCAAGGCCGTCGACGAGTTCCTGGCGATGCCGGAGCCGTCGCGCGGCGTCAAGACCGTCATCTTTTCCGCCGACTCGATGCGCCGCACCCGCGCGCACCTCGGGCTGAGCGCCGTGGAGGCACCCGAATGA
- a CDS encoding RNA polymerase sigma factor encodes MATRSTKPAASEDAATEPADTASAEAVAAPVKKAPVRKTAAKATTTKAAAEKAAAETPVAEKAAPRKRAAAKKTAVEDEVDESAAAADEVDDEDEDGQPKRSVVTEPLPTGALVLSVTDDEDDVPVYSSAITGATADPVKDYLKQIGKVALLNAAEEVELAMRIEAGLFAEDKLSHMTDAEKKSQLGRELQWVAKDGARAKSHLLGANLRLVVSLAKRYTGRGMQFLDLIQEGNLGLIRAVEKFDYTKGFKFSTYATWWIRQAITRAMADQARTIRIPVHMVEVINKLARVQRQMLQDLGREPTPEELSRELDMTPEKVVEVQKYGREPISLHTPLGEDGDSEFGDLIEDTEAVVPADAVGFTMLQKQLESLLDSLSEREAGVIRMRFGLGDGMPKTLDQIGDTFGVTRERIRQIESKTMAKLRHPSRSQSLRDYLE; translated from the coding sequence ATGGCAACCCGATCCACGAAGCCCGCCGCGAGCGAAGACGCCGCCACCGAGCCCGCCGACACTGCGTCCGCCGAGGCTGTGGCCGCCCCGGTCAAGAAGGCGCCCGTGCGCAAGACCGCCGCGAAGGCGACCACCACCAAGGCCGCCGCCGAGAAGGCCGCAGCCGAGACGCCGGTCGCAGAGAAGGCCGCGCCGCGCAAGCGCGCCGCCGCCAAGAAGACCGCCGTCGAGGACGAGGTCGACGAGTCCGCCGCAGCCGCCGACGAGGTCGACGACGAGGATGAGGACGGCCAGCCCAAGCGCTCCGTCGTCACCGAGCCGCTGCCCACCGGCGCCCTTGTCCTCTCCGTCACCGACGACGAGGACGACGTCCCCGTCTACTCCAGCGCCATCACCGGCGCCACGGCGGACCCGGTCAAGGACTACCTGAAGCAGATCGGCAAGGTCGCCCTGCTGAACGCGGCAGAGGAGGTCGAGCTGGCCATGCGCATCGAGGCCGGCCTGTTCGCCGAGGACAAGCTCTCGCACATGACCGACGCCGAGAAGAAGTCGCAGCTCGGCCGCGAGCTGCAGTGGGTCGCCAAGGACGGCGCGCGTGCCAAGAGCCACCTGCTCGGCGCCAACCTCCGCCTCGTCGTCTCGCTGGCCAAGCGCTACACCGGTCGTGGAATGCAGTTCCTCGACCTCATCCAGGAGGGCAACCTGGGCCTCATCCGTGCGGTCGAGAAGTTCGACTACACCAAGGGCTTCAAGTTCAGCACCTACGCCACCTGGTGGATCCGCCAGGCCATCACGCGCGCCATGGCCGACCAGGCCCGCACCATCCGCATCCCGGTGCACATGGTCGAGGTCATCAACAAGCTCGCCCGCGTGCAGCGCCAGATGCTGCAGGACCTGGGCCGCGAGCCCACGCCGGAAGAGCTCAGCCGCGAGCTCGACATGACGCCGGAGAAGGTCGTCGAGGTGCAGAAGTACGGCCGCGAGCCCATCTCCCTGCACACGCCACTCGGCGAGGACGGCGACAGCGAGTTCGGCGACCTGATCGAGGACACCGAGGCGGTCGTCCCCGCGGACGCCGTCGGCTTCACCATGCTGCAGAAGCAGCTGGAGAGCCTGCTCGACTCCCTCTCCGAGCGCGAGGCTGGCGTCATCCGCATGCGCTTCGGCCTGGGCGACGGCATGCCGAAGACGCTGGACCAGATCGGCGACACCTTCGGGGTCACCCGCGAGCGCATCCGCCAGATCGAGTCCAAGACGATGGCGAAGCTGCGCCACCCGAGCCGCTCGCAGTCGCTGCGCGACTACCTCGAGTAG